The Trinickia acidisoli genome includes a window with the following:
- a CDS encoding tetratricopeptide repeat protein has product MKTFLAAVGAALLFVSSAAFAVPSTNQVEHAMAQGNWQQADAELSQVIAAHPNNAHAHYLYGQVLENEGRYADALAQVEQAKTLDPQIRFTRPDRFAQVEARLRTAAQHAGATAATAHGAANSLVQTLPTAPTRHGPSMAAWIGLAILIIAVVLILRWTLRRARSNDDGRADEERRAQLKRVTELLNAARSLKLDARLSSAPGHETLASEVENVENQLRALVEALSNNGNPVPAYQIDDLARQIDSLRARAEGRPDPNAQAPGAAPSAYAQEAERLQQQAPYGMQQPYPQQQPVIVQQGGGGMGGLLTGVLLGEALSHGRDRVVERDVYVDDDEARRRAAEGGNGGGLDFGQGSSDWNDNGGSDGNVDFGNDDSGGWSDN; this is encoded by the coding sequence ATGAAGACATTCCTCGCGGCCGTGGGCGCCGCCCTGCTCTTCGTCTCGAGCGCGGCCTTCGCCGTGCCGAGCACGAACCAAGTGGAACACGCGATGGCGCAAGGCAATTGGCAGCAAGCCGACGCCGAGCTCTCGCAGGTGATCGCCGCGCATCCGAACAACGCGCACGCGCACTACCTGTACGGTCAAGTCCTCGAGAACGAAGGCCGCTACGCGGATGCGCTCGCGCAGGTCGAGCAGGCCAAGACGCTCGACCCGCAAATCCGCTTCACGCGCCCGGACCGCTTCGCGCAAGTCGAGGCCCGGCTTCGTACGGCCGCCCAGCACGCGGGCGCCACGGCCGCAACGGCGCACGGCGCGGCGAATTCGCTCGTTCAAACGCTGCCGACCGCACCGACGCGCCACGGCCCGTCCATGGCCGCATGGATCGGCTTGGCGATCCTGATCATCGCTGTCGTGCTGATTCTGCGCTGGACGCTGCGCCGCGCGCGTTCGAACGATGACGGCCGCGCCGACGAAGAGCGCCGCGCGCAGCTCAAGCGCGTGACCGAACTGCTCAACGCGGCCCGCTCGCTCAAGCTCGATGCGCGCCTATCGAGCGCCCCGGGCCACGAGACGCTGGCCAGCGAGGTGGAAAACGTCGAGAACCAACTGCGGGCGCTCGTCGAAGCGCTGTCGAACAACGGCAATCCGGTCCCGGCCTATCAGATCGACGATCTCGCACGCCAGATCGATAGCCTCAGAGCGCGCGCCGAAGGCCGGCCCGATCCGAACGCGCAAGCGCCTGGAGCAGCCCCGTCGGCTTATGCGCAAGAAGCGGAACGTCTGCAGCAACAGGCCCCCTACGGAATGCAGCAACCGTATCCGCAGCAGCAGCCGGTCATCGTTCAGCAAGGCGGCGGCGGTATGGGCGGGCTGCTCACCGGCGTGCTGCTCGGCGAAGCGCTATCGCATGGCCGTGATCGCGTGGTCGAACGCGACGTCTATGTCGACGACGACGAAGCGCGCCGGCGCGCTGCCGAAGGCGGCAACGGAGGCGGCCTCGATTTCGGCCAAGGCTCCAGCGACTGGAACGATAACGGCGGCAGTGACGGCAACGTCGACTTCGGCAACGACGACTCGGGCGGATGGAGCGATAACTGA
- a CDS encoding PspA/IM30 family protein has product MSLFDSISRTVKGLLNDAAESVQDPSRDSRQIVRELDDSIGKAENALIEIEAQVATQQSKRDAAAEKAKKYEDGAKRALQSGDEGLTREALAAQANAETERDALAKELATLEPSVDQLKSQIADMRQRRNDLNARSNILQAKQEIAQAKDVAATALGGIGGKNLSEDFRKLEDKVALSNARSDARLNSADTSSGKALEDKLAALDHGPSVEDRLEALKKQLNANTNTPAQ; this is encoded by the coding sequence ATGTCGCTATTCGACTCCATTTCGCGTACCGTCAAGGGTTTGCTCAACGATGCGGCCGAGTCCGTGCAGGACCCTTCGCGCGACTCGCGCCAGATCGTGCGCGAGCTCGACGACAGCATCGGAAAGGCCGAAAACGCGCTGATCGAGATCGAAGCCCAGGTCGCCACGCAGCAAAGCAAGCGTGACGCCGCCGCAGAAAAGGCGAAGAAGTACGAAGACGGCGCCAAGCGCGCACTGCAATCGGGCGACGAAGGCCTCACACGCGAAGCGCTGGCCGCGCAGGCGAACGCCGAAACGGAACGCGATGCGCTCGCGAAGGAGTTGGCGACGCTCGAGCCGTCCGTCGATCAACTCAAGAGCCAGATCGCCGACATGCGTCAGCGCCGCAACGACTTGAACGCCCGCTCGAATATCCTCCAGGCGAAGCAAGAAATCGCACAAGCCAAGGACGTGGCCGCGACCGCGCTCGGCGGTATCGGCGGCAAGAATCTGTCCGAAGACTTCCGCAAGCTCGAGGACAAGGTCGCGCTATCGAATGCACGCTCGGACGCGCGGCTGAACTCGGCCGATACGTCCTCGGGCAAGGCGCTCGAAGACAAACTCGCTGCGCTCGATCATGGTCCCTCGGTCGAGGATCGTCTCGAAGCGTTGAAAAAGCAATTGAACGCGAATACGAATACGCCGGCGCAATGA